The following DNA comes from Plasmodium vivax chromosome 11, whole genome shotgun sequence.
tttttgttgTAAGATTTAGCTTTGTAGTAGCCCCAAACCTTCCTTCCTACTACACACAGGAAGAAAGAAACTACGCTTTGACGCAAGGTGCTTaaatgcaaaaggaaataaagCTGTTTGCATTTAAACGTCTGCAATAAAAAACATGCGCAGCAATGTGTACTATCATACGAAAATATTCCGCTTAGCCTTTTCGCATTTAACAAATGAACGTTACGCTGTAACAAAATTCTTGCCATAATATTCTCATCAGTTCCgttcaaataaaatttaaattttgtaaagGCCATACTTGGGGAACTGCAAAATGTGGAAAGACCAGACAGTCTGATGGCAAAAtcggttaaaaaaaggaacaacacAGTAGAAgttaattacataaaatgggTTACACAAATGCATGAATTCTTTTCGCACTTTTGGGTTAGCCCCAAAGCAGACAAACGCACATTTCTACAAATGATGCACTTTTCCGTAGCATTTAGCATAACATTCCtgttttgcctgaacagaaaaaaaaaaaaaaaaaaatttacatttttttggctttaCCTCATTTCCCCACAGTGCGTACCATACATAttacctgacctgttcatataaaacaaaattttttatctatggaggtacattatttttgcgtatttttttttttttttttcatatttcaaaaaaaataggtaaaAATACTCGCTAcatacaaatgaaaaaaatgtaagcaATTTTATGACCACTAAAAAAAGTAGCTCATCCGTGCACATACCTGTTGTCTTATGTAgcaataaaatgtaatttaaaGAAGGTTATGAGTTTTTCCTGTAAACACACCATATCGAACTTATTAAAGTGTGCAAAAGGAGGAATAAGGAAAATTCTACACCCTTCTTCGCTTGTGCTAATTAACACGCTCGCagtaatatgtataatgcaagaatggcaaaaatgtgttttttgaaaaaatatatatcacaCTCGTGAGAGGTTTTTCCTACAACTTAGCCATTTTTTAGTTCTCgtttttgttccattttttttttttttttttttgtgcaattaTTTCTAATTTAAAAGGCCTGTGTGCTGTGCCCCCGTAGCCCCCCACTTACAAAtcagaaatataaaaattgcaattgCCTATGTTTCACGTATTTCACTCATGTGTAGCATATATACAAATGCACAcgttttttgtaatttaataGGCCatataaggaaaatatttctctagaaaaaatgcaaagcaaAAGAacgtgagaaaaaaataattcaggaaagaaaaaacaagcAGTTTACTTCTACAGAAATGATGTACTAAAAAAGACATAATATTACTTGAGTGTCTAATTTCTTTAGTGTGCACTATCAGAACGTACAGTACTTAACAAccctattttttcttcttcattttacatttcacaaaatggtcgaaaaaatggaaaacaacAACCATGGCTGCAACATGCACGATGACAATTTCGATCtcttaatgaaaaaaatatgcaacgAATTAAAGAAAGGAGATAAAAACAAGAACGGactaattatgtataataccTTTATTGATGTCTTGGATTTGTTTCAAATTGAGTATGGTAGTTCCATTATTGATTATTTGATGAAACATTGTGTTGTAACTGAAGACGGTTTTGTGAACTATAAGAACTTATGGCTCATTCATGACCCATCCAAAACGATGAGAAATAATTCTGAATCCGTAGAAGAATCCATTAATCCTAAATTTATGGACATTCAGGATAGGTATGAAGACATTGATAAATATAcccaagaaaaaaacgaaattataagaaaattatacTCCCAGTGGGATAAATGCTTATTAAGAGATGACGAATTCAAGGCCAAGCTAATTAACGGGAATATTGATATCACTCCGGAATTTGAAAGGTCTCTATATTTATATGGCCCAAGTAGATCATTAAGTTTTGCAAATGTAATGAAAACGTTATACATTAACGATAgtaaaaatcgaaaaaatagaaac
Coding sequences within:
- a CDS encoding hypothetical protein, conserved (encoded by transcript PVX_113720A), whose product is MVEKMENNNHGCNMHDDNFDLLMKKICNELKKGDKNKNGLIMYNTFIDVLDLFQIEYGSSIIDYLMKHCVVTEDGFVNYKNLWLIHDPSKTMRNNSESVEESINPKFMDIQDRYEDIDKYTQEKNEIIRKLYSQWDKCLLRDDEFKAKLINGNIDITPEFERSLYLYGPSRSLSFANVMKTLYINDSKNRKNRNNFVSKIKDEKWRKLNIDENEQQCFQDIHRNPIAWEGSNVTDADNLIQNVELISNYLRGEENVNMRKEEFISHDFFNNTVKNLIKNYISNKISESEFYLCLNKLNISVTPQLNNLIKCHELDSNGKFKDFATTINRCIPKNLLHSLQRRVQLYGAQKNDKDSKLNFSYNNCCCDRLCPNVTDDNPYSNENIDKH